One part of the Bdellovibrio bacteriovorus genome encodes these proteins:
- the rpmI gene encoding 50S ribosomal protein L35 — protein sequence MKMRTHSGAKKRLKVLSSGKVKKKSTRMRHLNSHMSSKTKRQLGKTSYVEDANMLQVRRCLVF from the coding sequence ATGAAAATGCGCACTCACTCTGGCGCTAAGAAGCGTTTGAAAGTTCTTTCAAGCGGTAAAGTTAAGAAAAAAAGCACTCGCATGCGTCACCTGAACTCTCACATGAGCTCTAAGACGAAAAGACAACTAGGTAAAACATCATATGTAGAAGACGCGAACATGCTTCAAGTTCGTCGTTGCTTGGTATTCTAG